CCTGTTTTTGTAGACATTACAAATCCATCAAGCCCTACTGTAGTTGGTAGTTATGCTGAAAAAGGGTACACACATGACGCACAAGTTATAACCTACAACGGAACAGATAATAACGTAACAAGCCCTACAGTAAGTGGAGTATCTAGTTATATTGGACGCGAAATTTTACTAGCTAGTAATGGTGGCTCAAATGACAGAGTTGTATTATTAGATGTTACAGAAAAAAACAATCCTCAGTTTATTTCAGAAATCACTTATCCCAACCCAGGTTATGCACATCAAGGTTGGTTTACAGATGATCACAGATATTTTATTTTTGGTGACGAAACAGATGAACAAAATTTTGGTTTTGGAACCAGAACATTTGTTTTTGACATGTTAGATTTAGATAATCCAGTATTAATTTCAACTTACGAAGCTTCATTTACAGCAATCGACCATAATGGTTATGTTAAAGGCGATAAGTTTTATTTAGCAAATTATAGAGCAGGTTTACGTGTATTGGATATTCCTACTCTAATCTCTACCAACAGCACTAATTCAGAAATTGGATATTTTGACACATTTCCTTCTAGTAATAGCGCCAACTTTAATGGAGCTTGGAGTATTTACCCATATTTTTCAAGTGGAAATATTATAGTGAGTGATATTGAAAGAGGATTATTTGTAGTACGTGCTAGCGATAATCCTTTAAGCACAAAAACTTTTGAATTAGATAACACTATTTCTATATCTCCAAATCCAGCTACACAATCTAATGTAACAATTAAAGCGTCAGCTACTATAAACACAGTAGAAGTTTACAATATAATTGGTAAAAATCTAATTTCTAAAAGCAATATTAACACAAATTCATACGTTTTACCTATTCCTAATTTATCCAATGGAATTTATTTGGTAAAAATCAACAATTCTGTTTCCAAAAAACTAATAGTCAACAATTAACACCATGAAAAACATTTCTAAAACAATAAAATCTTTTATGCTTAGCTTAAGCATCCTTTGTTTTTTAATTATATATCAAAGTTGCTCTAAAGATGACGAAAACGGGACAGGTACACCTGTTGCAACAATTGCAGATGCTGATCAAGACGGAATAGCAGATAATATTGATAACTGTATTAATATTGCAAACCCTAATCAAGAAGATTCTGATAGCGATGGTATTGGAGATGTTTGTGATGACGATTTAGACAATGATGGTATTACTAACGATTTTGATAATTGTCCTTTAACAGCAAATCCAGATCAATTAGACGAAAACAACAACGGAATTGGAGATGTTTGTGAAACAGAAAACGCACCACTTTATCCATGTATAGATGGTATGGCAGGACCATATCCTTGCAATGGTTACGACCTATTAGGACAAATCAATGTTTTTATATTAAGCGGTAGCAGTAATCAGGAAGGAAGTGACATTTGGGGTTGGACAGATCCTCTGGATGGTAAAGAATATGCAATTATTGGGTTATCAAACAGTACCGCTTTTGTTGACGTATCGGATCCTATTAACCCAATATTCTTAGGTCGATTAAACTCAAGTGCTGGATCAAGCGCCTGGCGAGATGTTAAAACTTATAACAATCATGCGTTTATAGTAGCAGATAATGTTGGATCACATGGTATGCAAGTCTTTGATTTAACACGATTAAGAAATGTAATTAATGCACCTCAAAATTTTACTGCAGATGCACTGTTTAATGATGTTGGTAGCTGTCATAATATAGTTATTAACGAATCTGAAAGTGTTGCTTACCTAGTAGGTTGCTCCTCAACAAATGGTGGAGGACCTATATTTGTCGATATTAGCGACCCAACTAATCCTGTTAATTTAGGAGACTATACAGCTGTAGGATATACACATGACGCACAAGTAGTCACTTACTCTGGTCCAGATTTGGATTACACAGGAAAACAAATATATGTAGGTAGTAATGGTAATACAGATCAAGTTGTAATATTAGACGTTACAGACAAATCCAATGTGATTGAAATAAGTAGCTTCACATATCCACAGACTGCTTATGCGCATCAAGGTTGGTTTACAGAAGATCAAAAATATTTTATTTTAGGCGACGAACAAGACGAACAAAATTTTGGATTTAACACCAAAACACTAGTTTTTGATTTTACAGACTTAGATAATCCAATTGAACACGCCACCTATCTTGGCCCAACTCCAGCAATTGATCATAATGGTTACGTAAAGGGTAACGAATATTATTTAGCTAATTACAGAGCAGGATTAAGAGTGTTAGACATTTCCAACATAGCATCTACTACTAACTCTATGACAGAAACTGGATATTTTGATACCTATCCATCAAGTAATAGCGCTGCTTTTAATGGTGTTTGGAGTGTCTATCCGTATTTTGAAAGTGGTAATATAATTATTGGAGATATTGAAGGTGGATTACTTATAGTACGTAAAAGCAATTAATTAAATGAAAATTAAAACAATCCATAAAACTTTAACCCTTTTTTCCATTTTAATGGCATTATCGTGTAATGACGATACTGAAAACACAACCCCTAATCCAACGATTACAACGCAAGGAATTGTAGAAAGCGTTAAAACAATTGGAGGTTCTAAAAACGAAAGTGGACAAGCTGTTAAAAACACTTCTGATGGTGGTTATATCGTTTTAGGTTTTACACAATCAACAGATGGTGATGTAACAACTAAACTAGATAACAGTTATGATGTTTGGGTTGTAAAATACAATCAAGACAACCAATTACAATGGTCTCAAACATATGGAGGATCAGGTGACGAAAGAGGTAATGATATTATTCAAACTAACGATGGAGGTTATGCAATAATTGGATTTACTTACAGTAACGATGGAGACATCACTAACAATAATGGACAGGAAGACTTTTGGATTATAAAAATAGACGCTCAAGGCAACTTGATTTGGCAAAAAACGTATGGCTTTTCAGGGATAGATACAGGCTACTCTATTATACAAACTAGCGACAATGGTTTCTTTGTAACCGGAGTTTTAGATGTTACAGCATCCAATGGAGCAGGAAATACCAGAAGCAACCAAACATTACATGCTGGCGGAGATTATTGGGCTGTAAAATTAGATCAATCCGGAACGTTAGAATGGAGTAAATACTTTGGTGGTTTTTTCTCAGACACTGCCTATGATGCCATTCAAACAGCAGACCAAGGTTTTATTATTGTCGGATCATCAGATAGCGCAGACACAGATATCTCTAATAATAAAGGATCTTATGATTTTTGGGTTGTTAAAATATCAAACTCAGGTAACTTAGAATGGGAGAAAAATTTTGGAGGAGATGAAATTGATGAAGCAAGAGCAATAACACCTTCAGGAGATGGAAACTATTTAATTATAGGAGATACAAGAAGCGAAGATATTGACGTAAGCACAAATTTTGGAGCTGCAGATGTCTGGCTAATAAAAATTTCTCCACAAGGAGAATTACTTTGGGAAAAAACATATGGAGGAGAAGATTTTGACGTTGGTAGAGCAATCTCTTCAACTCAAGACAATGGATTTATTATCTGCGGAAGCTCAAGAAGTTTAACCGGAAATTTAACTAATAATAAAGGCCAAAATGATGGTTGGGTTTTGCAAATCGACGCTAATGGTAGCTTAAAATGGCAACAAAGTATTGGAGGTAGTAACATTGACTTTTTATACGGAATTACACAGCTTAATAATGGCACAATAATATCTGTTGGAGAATCCAGCAGTAATGATTTTGATATCACAGAAAATAAAGGATTTACAGACTTACTCTTAATTGAAATAAAATAAAAATGAAAAAAACAATTGCCCTTATATTGCTTCTAGCAATTACATTTTCCTGTAACGAGGATATGGATGACAACACAACATTATCTGCAAGCGTTAACTTTAAATTTACGCATGATTGGAATGACACTCTAATTAATAGTAGCAATCTAGAAACAGAAACAGTTACAAATGCTAATGGTGAAGTAATAAACATGGTTAGATTTAGATATTTAACATCTAAATTCAAACTAACAAATACAGCAGGAGACACCTACAGTTTTGAAGGCTTTAAATTTACAGACTTAGCAGAAGAAGAGTCATACAATTTTACGCCAGACATAAATGGAATTCCTTCCGGAACTTACACTTTAAGCTTTGTTTGGGGTTTTGATGAAGAAGATAATATTGATGGAGCCTATCCAACATTAAATACAGCCAGTTGGAATTGGCCAGAAATGTTAGGTGGTGGTTATCATTTTTTACAATTTGATGGTATGTATAATGTAGACACACCAAACCCTTTACCTTTTAACTTTCATAATGGTACAGCAAGAGTTGAAGATGGATTATTTGAACAAAATTTTGCGACGATAACTTTAGACACACCAATTACAATAACTACCGAAACTACAATAGAGGTTAAGATGAATATCGCTGAGCTATTTACAAACCCTAACACATGGGACTTAAACGTATTAGACACACCTTTAATGCCTAATTATGACGCTCAAAAAATGATGCAAGAAAACATTTTAAGTGTGTTTACAATTGGCGAAATCACACAATAACTAATGAAACACTGGTTAACATACAGCCTATTTTTTATAATTCTTTTTAATTGCTCTTCCGAGGAAGCATCGCAAGACAACAACTATGTTCCAATCCCATTTCAATTAGAAATACCTTCACTATTTGAAGACAAATTAATTGATCCAATAATTCCTGTGAGTAACAAATTAACTGTGGAAGGTGTAGCATTAGGCAAACGGTTATTTTTTGACAACATATTATCCGTTAACAACACCAAAGCCTGTGCTAGTTGCCATTCACCACAGCATGCTTTTTCTGATCCAAATCAGTTTAGTGTTGGTGTAACAAACATTGAAGGCACCAGAAATAGCATGCCTCTATTTAATTTAGCTTGGAATTTTGACGACAGATATTTTTGGGATGGACACGCATTAGGATTAGAAAACCAAGCGCTAGAACCAGTAATAGATGCTAACGAGCTGGGAAATGATAGTTGGGAACCAGTGGAAGCAAAACTTAATAATCATCCAGAATATCCGCAACTATTCAAACAGGCTTTTGGCACCTCAGTGATCACTAAAACATTAGTTTCAAAAGCAATAGCTCAATTTGAACGCACTTTAATTTCCGGCAACTCAAAATTTGATAAATTTTCAAACGGAGAAGTTGCATT
The genomic region above belongs to Olleya sp. Hel_I_94 and contains:
- a CDS encoding choice-of-anchor B family protein; this translates as MNISKKLLLFLSLATSTLIFAQSPCVGGFASHTIDGVTTNYPCDGYDLLSRVPISTLATTLGNEEGSDIWGWTDPLDNKEYAIIGTTNSTAFVDISDPINPIFLGRIETVNNNTSFWRDVKVYNNHAYIVADGVGAHGMQVFDLTILRNGVDSDLTFDGPQVLRFTGNGGSGDLTIGSCHNIVINESEGIAYLVGCSGAASGGPVFVDITNPSSPTVVGSYAEKGYTHDAQVITYNGTDNNVTSPTVSGVSSYIGREILLASNGGSNDRVVLLDVTEKNNPQFISEITYPNPGYAHQGWFTDDHRYFIFGDETDEQNFGFGTRTFVFDMLDLDNPVLISTYEASFTAIDHNGYVKGDKFYLANYRAGLRVLDIPTLISTNSTNSEIGYFDTFPSSNSANFNGAWSIYPYFSSGNIIVSDIERGLFVVRASDNPLSTKTFELDNTISISPNPATQSNVTIKASATINTVEVYNIIGKNLISKSNINTNSYVLPIPNLSNGIYLVKINNSVSKKLIVNN
- a CDS encoding choice-of-anchor B family protein encodes the protein MKNISKTIKSFMLSLSILCFLIIYQSCSKDDENGTGTPVATIADADQDGIADNIDNCINIANPNQEDSDSDGIGDVCDDDLDNDGITNDFDNCPLTANPDQLDENNNGIGDVCETENAPLYPCIDGMAGPYPCNGYDLLGQINVFILSGSSNQEGSDIWGWTDPLDGKEYAIIGLSNSTAFVDVSDPINPIFLGRLNSSAGSSAWRDVKTYNNHAFIVADNVGSHGMQVFDLTRLRNVINAPQNFTADALFNDVGSCHNIVINESESVAYLVGCSSTNGGGPIFVDISDPTNPVNLGDYTAVGYTHDAQVVTYSGPDLDYTGKQIYVGSNGNTDQVVILDVTDKSNVIEISSFTYPQTAYAHQGWFTEDQKYFILGDEQDEQNFGFNTKTLVFDFTDLDNPIEHATYLGPTPAIDHNGYVKGNEYYLANYRAGLRVLDISNIASTTNSMTETGYFDTYPSSNSAAFNGVWSVYPYFESGNIIIGDIEGGLLIVRKSN
- a CDS encoding MbnP family protein; the protein is MKKTIALILLLAITFSCNEDMDDNTTLSASVNFKFTHDWNDTLINSSNLETETVTNANGEVINMVRFRYLTSKFKLTNTAGDTYSFEGFKFTDLAEEESYNFTPDINGIPSGTYTLSFVWGFDEEDNIDGAYPTLNTASWNWPEMLGGGYHFLQFDGMYNVDTPNPLPFNFHNGTARVEDGLFEQNFATITLDTPITITTETTIEVKMNIAELFTNPNTWDLNVLDTPLMPNYDAQKMMQENILSVFTIGEITQ
- a CDS encoding cytochrome-c peroxidase; its protein translation is MKHWLTYSLFFIILFNCSSEEASQDNNYVPIPFQLEIPSLFEDKLIDPIIPVSNKLTVEGVALGKRLFFDNILSVNNTKACASCHSPQHAFSDPNQFSVGVTNIEGTRNSMPLFNLAWNFDDRYFWDGHALGLENQALEPVIDANELGNDSWEPVEAKLNNHPEYPQLFKQAFGTSVITKTLVSKAIAQFERTLISGNSKFDKFSNGEVALTPQEQNGLDVFMDETRGDCFHCHGNPNNPLWTDNKFHNNGLDATFSDLGFGLITGNPNDNGKFKSPSLRNLAYTAPYMHDGRFATLDQVIEHYSTGLQASSTIDPLMKKVAQGGVNLTTQDKADLKAFLLSLSDPSFLNNPAFIPE